One window from the genome of Ignavibacteria bacterium encodes:
- a CDS encoding carboxymuconolactone decarboxylase family protein, with protein sequence MGKKNKEFQAFRSKMNEKILSEGNRAVKRFFGVDTLTYEKGALDEKTKEMLGLVSSMVLRCDDCIAYHIEKCKSLGTTRDEFYDIFSVALTVGGSIVIPHLRRAVAFLDDLDEEE encoded by the coding sequence AAAGAATAAAGAATTTCAAGCGTTTCGTTCGAAGATGAACGAGAAAATTTTAAGCGAAGGAAATCGCGCAGTGAAACGATTTTTCGGCGTTGATACTTTGACGTACGAAAAAGGCGCGCTCGATGAAAAGACAAAAGAAATGCTCGGGCTTGTTTCTTCGATGGTGCTGCGTTGCGATGATTGCATTGCGTATCATATCGAAAAATGTAAATCGCTCGGAACAACACGCGATGAGTTTTACGATATTTTTTCTGTTGCACTAACTGTTGGTGGTTCGATTGTTATTCCGCATTTACGAAGAGCTGTTGCATTTCTCGATGATTTGGACGAAGAAGAATAG